The sequence TGGGtagaggtggtgctagtggtaaagaatggcctgccagtgcaggagacataagagatgctggtttgatccctgggttgggaagatcccctggaggagggcatggcaacccactccagtattcttgcatggagaatcccatggacagaggagtctgatgggctacagttcatagggctgcaaagagttccAAACTTTTCCAAACTTAagtcgactgaagcaacttaacatgcatgcagaATGATCAGAAAATGCAGTAATTTCAGGCTCACATTCCTCCACGGCAACAATTACCTGGAGCTTCGCACAGCCCCCTTTCAGAAGGAGCGTATTTCTTTAGTTCAACATGGTGTCCACTGTTCCCAACTTACAGATAATAATCCCATTTCCCTGCATTGCCTTCCCTGGGAACTACTGGTGTTTGATTTACTACGAGAAGGAGCTATTTCAGGTCAGCATCTTAATCTCTTTCCTTGCTTGGTCGGATAACTAAATCCCCATTGTCCTAGATGGGCTCTTCCTCACTGTGGGCCTGGGATGTCAGCGCACCATGCAAGGCAAAGTCAAAGTGAAGGCCAGACAGGGTGCAGTGATAGACAcaacagggagttccctggtggtcccgtggctaagactgtgctcccaatggaAAGGGGccagtgttcaatccctggccagggaactagatcccagaagCTGCAGCTTAAGATcccgtgtgctacaactaagacctggcacagccaaataaagaaatatcttttaaaagacaACAAGCTGTGTTTAGGTTCAGATGGTGTATCACTCTCATAGATGGAGAAAGGACCAATAGACACAGGAGGTAGCTCCCGACAGGCCTTGTCCTATGCCTAAAAGGACCCAGTGACTGCTACCCTGTTCCTGAGGACTTGGCTGTAGACTGCTCCATTTTGAGGGAGGTAGAACAAAATGCCACGAAGGGTGGTCTCAGACCAGATCCTACGGGCCTCCCACCTGCTCATGCCCTGGGGGAATCACTGGGAGTCCTTCTAAACTCAGGGTAGTTGTGGTCAAGCTTTTCCTTATATGGCCTCTGTGGGTAAGTTCATGGATATTCACCATGGTGGGTCTGTCCCCCTACAGTAGGTCTCTTTGAGAATATGGTCAAAATATCCGTGAGTGTTGGAGGAAGGGTGGGGGAAAGGGATGGTtggtttgggatggacatatgcacactgctgtatttaaataaccagtaaggacctactctatagcacagggaactctgttcaacatTATGTGGTAGCTGGATAGGCGGGGAGTTGGGGGTagaagagatacatgtatatgtatggctgagttctttCACGGATCACTtgaaactctcacaacattgttaatcagctatatttcaataaagtaaaAGGTTCTTAAAAATTCATGAGTGTCATATTAAACCGTTATAGTGAAAAGACTCagaatcattctttcattttttcactctaGTAGAAGATTTAGGGAACTAAAATTGATAGTTGCCTTTCACTTTGGGGAACTGGCATTGTTTCACCAACTATTGTtgaaaaactattaatatttggGCAGGCATATATACATTTTCTGAAATTATCTGGTATTCGTGATGCCAAGGTTTGGTTTCTTAAGAGTTGAGTTAGGTTTTTGCAGAATTTTTCAAGGACcatgtatggattttttttttttctccttcatacaTACATTTATGGAAGCAGAGAACAAAGAACATTGATTTGCAATTTAGAGCCATTAGTGAAAGGTGTCAATTATTGAACCCTCCTTATTACCCAGACTAATCTTTAAAATCCAATCTCAACACTGTCTACCCAGTAATTCGGAGCTTTTGATTACAAGTCCTTGTACAAGTCATTCACCCACTGTTAATTCTTGCTGCCAAGAAGGTGCTGAGAATTTAAACTATCTGCAGAGAGGAATACTCCGTGTTTCTctctggaaatgaacagagatttgGTCTTTGGAATTTGTCTCTTGCTATCTCCAAGACAGCAATGCTGGGACTTGGAGCAGCAACAACCACTAACaagaacatgttttaaaaatagttttcatctCTTAGAAAAAGAGTGGCTTCCTTATTCTCACACGATCATGCCTCCCTCAAGTGAAAATCTCTTTAACTCAACTATTTGTTTTAATAAGGGTTCCCCAACATAAATGCTTGATGCTGGACCAGATGGTTTTCTTGGGGGCTGTCCTCTACATTGTAGGATGCTGTCAGAATCCCTGGATTCCACCCTCTACTCCAAGCCCTGCATGGtcacaaccaaaaatgtctttgAGTTACCAGCTTTTCCCAAGGAGACCAGCTTGTCAGCCCCtagctgagaaccactgatttcgATGCTTAGTGGTACGCAAAGCCACCGATTCTTTTCCCCATTAAATAACAGTGTTGCTGAACCAAACTTGAGTCCACTTGCCCACATACAATGAAGCTGATCTACTGACAtggggttgtggtgaaggaaagtgcggCATTTATTACAGATGCCAAGCAGAGTCCAGGGCAGCTAGTTCTCAAAAAGGCTGAACTCTCCGgtgggtttcagcaaagcatttttaacgGCCAGGTGAAGAAGAGGGTTCACAAGGTATGTGATCAGTTAGTGCACCATTTTCTGATAAATTGATGGTGAGGTAAGGAGATGATGTCACATGGGTTAATATTATTAAACCTTAGGCTCCAGTAGGTCTAGGGGCTACGGTcctcaagtagttaacatcttccttTGGAAGAGAGTTCTAGCATCTGTAGAAATACTCAGGAAATATGTATCAGATACTATTTTCTAGGTACTTCAgtgaggagctaaagcagaggatatggggaaaCGGTCTGCCCCTGGGGAAGGAACCATAGGAACCAGCTTTGTTACAAGAACACATACAGATTTGAGGTTCAGATTGTCATAAAGTTTAGAGACAGACAATGAGTAAGTTCTACCTTTTTTTTAAGGTGACAAGTCCCTTTTGTATAGCAATTGGAAGAGCAATAGGAAGTAGTCAGGGTTTTTCTGCAATAAATAGTTCTTCTGCCTCTCTTTCCGGTGGTAGAGTCTGGAGAAGACGCGCAGAAATGGCACCTcgcaagggaaaagaaaaaaaggaagaacggGTCATCAGCCTTGGCCCTCAGGTGGCTGAAGGAGAAAATGTATTTGGTGTGTGCCACATCTTTGCAGCCTTCAACGACACTTTTGTGCACGTCACTGATCTCTCTGGCAAGGAAACCATCTGCCGTGTAACTGGTGGGATGAAGATGAAGGCTGACCGAGATGAGTCCTCTCCATACGCTGCCATATTGGCTGCCCAGGATGTAGACCAGAGAGGCAAGGAGCTAGGCATTACTGCCCTCCACATCAAACTCCAGGCCACAGGAGGAAATAGGACCAAGACTCCTGGACCAGGGGCCCAGTCAGCCCTCGACTGCTCAGGGATGAAGATTGGGCGGATTGAGGATGTCACCCCAATCCTCTCCGACAGCACTCGCAGCAAAGGGGGTCGCCGTGGTCGCCGTCTGTGAACAGGACTCCTCAAATTATTGCTTTCTGTTAATAAATTGCTttgatgtaaaaaataaataaataaatagttctcACTAAACTgtgagagaaaaagggaaaactgAAGTTAATATTATTTACTGGAAATGGAGTTTGAAGGTGAAGCTAAAAGGTGGAGATTCAATAATGGTAAACAGTTTATGCATAAATAAACCTAGGCTTAAACAagacagactttttttcttcctcttttctaacAGAAAATTCCATAGTGGGTAGTCCAGGGCTAGTGCAGGGGAATTCTCATTGCGGTTATCTTTTAGGCTCATTCTATCTTTCCACTTTGCCATCTTTGTCATTTGATTTCATCCTCAAAGTTGTCTCATGGTGATCACAGGCACCAGTCATTGCATCAGCATTCCAGGAAGTGGGAAGACTATAAAAGGCTAAATGCCAAACTGAGTCAGCATTCTTTTAAGGAGTTTTCATGGAAATTCTACTCAATAGTTTCCACTTAAATCTCACTGTCCAAAAATAGTCAGATTGTGAAAACTAGTCTTCTCTAACCTTTGCTTATAGCTACTTGGACTTATCAGAGCACTGTTACTATGACACACAGGATGAATGGATATTGCTCAGGCAATGTTGGCCTGTCAGCCTCAGAAAGACAATGTTAAAGCAAAACGGGGAGAAATATTAGAATTACTTTTAATGTTTCACAAGCATGTTAATTATGCATGATTTTCCAATTTTTGCCACTGTTTGagtaccacatcttccttttcTTAGCCTTGGCCTTTGAATgtactcatttttttaatttgattttcatttgtttgcaAAAAGAACTTTATAGCACACaataaatgaaaactgatttcCCCCTAGTCTGAGTTAGGCATGGTTCATCTGACATTGGTACTATTGACATTTGGGACCAGATAATCTTTGTTGTGGTGATCTGTCTGTCCTAGACAAGGTAAGATGTTCAGTAGCATCCCAGGCCTCTACCCATGAAATATTAAATGTCGGTACTACAAACAAAAATGTCTTttggagggggacttccctgatgggagtccaggggttaagactgcgtactcccagtgcaggaggcccaggttccattcttgttcagggaactagatcccacatgctgcaactaacagcctaaatgccacaacaaagattcagcacagcaaaaaataaaaaaaaagtctccttgGGGACTAGGACAGCCAATGTTTCCCTAATGGAAACAATGGTATCACCTCTTATTCCTAtaataaattctttttctatAATACTCATTTTAGTTATGTTTCTCTGATGGAATTCTGATGGATACAGAAGATAAtagtaaaatacaaaacaattaaTAATATAAAGTACTTGTGGGATTTTCACATAGAAAAGATTCCAAGCCTGAAGTTGGGTCTCTGCCAAATAGGGAGATTAAAAAGCATAACACCCTGCTAGTATCCAATAGTCTCTCCTCCTAATGGGACCAAAACCTAAAGAGAattgaaatggaaataatttttctctaaGTGAGTTAATGTAATTTTGTGCCTTGCCTAGTACCACCAAACAGGAAGCCACACTCATCTGTGCTGGCTGATCTGTGCTGGCATTGATCTGATCTAACTAATGGAGAGGAAACCCAGGAACTGAAGGAGATATATCCAAGACTTGGGCAGAGGAGCAACACACTTCCGTTAATTCCTGTATTTTCTAAATCTTGGACATCTTCAAATTCACGATCATCCCACTGTGGGTTTAAGAATGTCAAGACATTCAGGTATCCACAACTCTTGGATCCTAGAACAGGGGCCCCCAACCTCTGGGGTCTAAGGCCTGGTGATCTaagatggagctgatgtaataataatagaaataaagtgcacaataaatgtaatgcatttgaatcattctgaaaccatccccccatGCTCTCCCTCATCCCCTATCCCACTGTCttccatggaaaaattatcttctgtAAAACTTATCcctagtgccaaaaaggttgggcaCTGCTGCCTTAGAACACAAGCTAAGAGGGGCCATGCAACCACAGCGTGGCATTAAGTGAGTCTGGTAACCAGCTACATCCCCAGCATTCTTCAAGGTAATGTGCATTAGACTTTGGCTTATCAAATTGTTTTGGTACCTACCCTCATGGACTATAAAGCCAAATGtgtgatttatttaaaaagtaaaatgaaacaagATTAATAATAACGTAGCAACAACACATTCTATTCCACATCAAAAACACGTAGtttatttcaagttaaaaaaaaaaaatttcactgacCTCTTCTTTTTGTGAGTATTTGTTGATGGGTTTTGGCCCCTGAAAAGAGACCTTGACCTTCAACTGGACTCAGTCTTCCACTGAGATTCACagaatcatttttcttctttgaacatTCAATTAGAACTGGCACAGAACCATAGTTCCttgaactaaaaaacaaaaacaaaaacaaaaacagtacattattttatttctgtccatagaggaaaaaaatcaatagatttCTGagtcatactttattttattttctttgtaatgcTAAAATGCATGCCCATGGGTCTATGTAGGATTACAGGAGAGGAGTTAAAAGGTTAAATGGCGGACAAGCTGAAGATCAGTGGCCTCTTACCGGGCGGCGTCAGACTTTTGGACCTCATTTGCATGTGGACTTCAGTTGCATACGGGCCTCATCTGAGTGTGGACCTCAGTTGCACTTGCAAATCTTATTCGGTTAATAAGAACTATGTCCACCTATAGCCAAGGAAGATTTCCCTTCATCTAACCCAGGAGAAACTTGGGTACTTAAACTTACTTTTCCCATCACTGGGATTATTAAATTTGTAATTCAAAACTGAGGTTTAAATTCCCCACAAAGCTGAGACTTTCGGAGAGGGTGGAAAGACATCCATCTGCCTTCAACCGATAATGCCTTTAATATGCGGGGAGGCTTTGGGCTCTGTGCCTTATGATCAGTTATAGAAGTTCATTCTTCCGCGCCTCTGGGCTCAGACATGCAGGAAGCGTATAAATAGCAAGAGCCGGTCCCTATGACCTTCAGGTACGAGGTAACCACTGAGAACCCACAGCCCCCCGGCCCACCCCGCTATGCTCACAGCCTCCAGACCACTCGTCCGAAACTGTTGCCTGGGAGCGTAAATCCCAAACCAGACACCTGAATCTGGAGGTTCTAAACTGATCTCTGCAGGCAGTCCTTTCTCAAAGGGCCTCTTTCTCATCGGCTGTGCCCCTTCAGTGTTAATCCAAGCCTTGTTAAAAACCAAAATAGAGTTGGATCAGGTTGAATTTGAGAGATTTCACGTTCAACTCCACGTCTCTTGGAGAAATGATTTTATCTGGTAACTCTGGGACTTcacatccattttaaatatagcggtGGGTACATGGAGATCCCAAACTCcgtaactatcccttctccctgcccttccccagggtAACTAtacattcattctctaagtctacgagtctttttctgctttgtaaataagttcattgtatcatttctttttagattttactTATAagcaatatgggcttcccagggggtgcagtggtaaagaatcctccttccagtgcaggagagggaCAGATGTGGGTACAATTCCTGGCTCTGGAATATTCCCTGGctctgggagatcccctggagaaggaaattgcaacccactccagtattcctgcctggagaatcccatggacagaggagcctggcgggctatagtccatgggtttgaaaaagagttgggcacaactgagcacacgtgcacacacacacacatataagcaatatgatATTTCTCTATCACAGACTCTAGTCCACACTCAAGAGGAGAAGACACACGGTGGCATGAATACCTGGAGGACACAATCATAGGGGTGTCTTGAATCCTGCCGTCACACTCAGCCTGCAAAAGCCTTCCAGGACTGTGACTGCATCTCACTGAATGTATAGAACGATTTGAGGAGAACTGTCATCTTAACAGTATGGGGTCTTTTGATTCCTATAGTACTATATTTATCATTTCTCTTAAGGATTATTGTAGCTTTCTTGTTGGATCATAAGCTCTAAAGATATCAGTTATGGTGATCTGTAACCAATTGCATAGGACTTTTTGAACTTAAGatgatttgaaaatttttattttggttctttttaaaattaattttattggagtatagttgcttaacaatgttgtattagtttgctgtacagcaaagtgaatcagctacatgcatatatatatatgcatatatatatcccctcttttttggctttccttcccatttaggtcactgcagagcattgagtgggacttcccaggtggtgctagtggtaaagaaatcaccttccaatgcaggagatatgagagacgcagcttggatccctgggtctggaagatcccctggaggagggcatgcactccagtgttctggcctggagaatcccatgaacaaagaagcctggcaggttatagtccaaagggttccaacgagttagatatgactgaatcgacttagcatgcatgcagaggactgagttgagttccctgtgctatacagtagattcttgttacttacctattttatttatagcttCAACAGTGTATATTTGGGACTGAtaaagatgactttttaaaatatccttttctcCCCCTTTTTTGGATCAGAGGCTATAAAGATGAAGCTGGGAATTCTCTGAAGACATCATTGCTACTAATTTGAAAGAACTTTCTAAGCTTGATGCCATCACACAAAAGAAAGCAAATCCAATGATGTTTTTGCCCCCCTGCTCTGACTCTAACTTTGTGTAAAGTCTGTATCACACCTGGACTTGCCTTTTTCgattttaaaacttaataatATAGTTTCAGTACTAAATAGGAGACCTCTCACATCATAtacagggaaactgaggtccagcaaGCTGAACTGACCAGACTAGAAACTCACTCAGCTGGTCCCCTAACTTGCAGCCCAATATTATTTCTGGTACCTCAGGGTACTCTTGAACTATCCTAAGAGAGTAATTCAGATGCAATGGATTTAGCCCTCCCTGATTCAGCAGTATTTGATATTCCACATAAAATGTACTTGAAATTCAGTGTCTCTGCTGGTGGCTGCTTCCTGTTACACCTGAGCTGTGCCAAGGAGGACAGAGAAGTTTACAAGTAGCTTCAGAGGTAAAATGCATGACTAACATCATACtaggctttcctagtggctcagatggtaaagaatctgcctgcaatgcaggagacacaggttcgatccctggcttgggaagatcccctggagaagggaaaggctacccactccagtattcttgcctggagaatcccatggacagaggagcctgttgtacttcaatccacggggtcacaaagagtgggacatgtctgaac is a genomic window of Bos javanicus breed banteng chromosome 17, ARS-OSU_banteng_1.0, whole genome shotgun sequence containing:
- the LOC133228472 gene encoding small ribosomal subunit protein uS11-like yields the protein MAPRKGKEKKEERVISLGPQVAEGENVFGVCHIFAAFNDTFVHVTDLSGKETICRVTGGMKMKADRDESSPYAAILAAQDVDQRGKELGITALHIKLQATGGNRTKTPGPGAQSALDCSGMKIGRIEDVTPILSDSTRSKGGRRGRRL